The Deltaproteobacteria bacterium sequence GGAAGATTTATCTGGAAGATGAAAAGGGTGACAGGGTCTCTCCTATCGAGATTAAAAAGGTGGATGTAAATAGCCCCATCATAAGAGAGTTTTATCCCTATCTTGATCTGTGGAGTTCGGGTTATGTCATAAGATTTCCAAAGTATATGGTAGGTGGAAAAGAACCGCTCCCCAAAAAGAATGCTAATTATTTCAGGCTTATAATTACAGGCGTCGTGGGAAGCGCGGCATTGGAATGGCAGCTAAAATAAGTGTCAGAGAGTCAAAGTGTCAGAGTATCAGAGTAAAAACTTTGACTCTGTGACTCTTTGGCGCTTTGACTCTTAAAATTGGAGGTTTTTATGCGTAAAATATTCTTTATCGTTTTAGTTTTGATTTCTGCCTACTGTTTACTGCCTGATGCTTACTGTTATGCAGGTATTGGCAATCTATCAAAAGGGAGCGGCGCAGTCTATTACAAGGCAAAGGGAGAAAAGAAATGGGCTGCCGCATCAGCAGGGATGGAGATAAATGAAGGGGACAGGGTAAAGACAGGGAGCGACGGGAGGATTGAGCTTTTACTGCAGGACGGCAGCAGGCTTACCATAGGAAATAATACAGAGATGGAGATAACAAAATTTTTACTGGATAAAGACAGGCGCAGCGCAACCATATTTGTTCAGGGAAAGTTAAGGGCAGCTATTGCAAAATTTTTCGGCAGAACCAATATGTGGGTTAAGACCCCTACTGCGGTTGCAGGTGTAAAAGGAACTGACTTTATTGTGATGAACGAAGGCAAGGCAAATGTCTTGTTCGGTCAGGAAGGAACTGTAGAGGTTAAGGGTAATGATAAAGAATCAGTATCGCTGTCACCCGATACAATGACAGAGAACACGCAGGGCCATACGCCGATTGCCCCTGTTAAGATAGAACCAAACACACCTCTATCAGATGCAAGGAAACAGCTTGAGGCAGTGACAAATGTTGATGCCCCTGTGGAATGGCAGGAGGCGGGAAAACTCCCGCAAATCCTTGCAAGATGGAATATGAATTACGGCCATTATCTTGCCGACAGCGGCAAATACAAAGAGGCCCTTGAGGTTTTTCAGATTGCGGCGGATCTGACCGATATACCTGAGATAGTAGCTGAGAGCCGCGTCCAGAGAGGCACTGTTTATTCAAGGAATTTAAGCCTCTATCAGGAGGCGCTGAAAGAATATCAGGCTGTGCTTGACAAATATCCGCAAATGCCGCAGGCTGAAAATGCCCTCTTTTCCATTGGCATGATATACAAGGATATGGGTGAAAAGGAAAAGGCAGGAGAATATCTGCAAAGATATCTTAAGCAGTATCCTCAGGGTAAGCACACATCCACTGTGGAAACACTAATCAAAGAACTTGAAAAGGAAGAAGGCAAACAGTGAACCCAGTTAGAAACTCATTGTTAATGAATTATCTGCTTTTGGCGGGTATCTTTAAGAGAGGAGGTTTCTAACGGGGTGAAAGAAAGGGCAGGATTTGTAGCCAATAAATTCTGGGTTTTTCTATTCTGGGGCATTCTGGCCTCTTCACTATCTTTGATTATTTATGTGGCGAAGCCTTCTTTTATAGAGGGCGTTGACCGGACAGCCGGCGACGCCAGATTTAAGGCGAGGGGGGAGGCGGCCACTGCTGATGAAGTTATTATTGTTGCTATAGATGAAAAGAGCGTAAATGAGCTTGGCAGATGGCCGTGGCCCAGGACGACCATGGCAAGGCTTATAGATAATCTTGCGCCTGCAAAGGTTGTTGGCCTTGACATAGTTTTTTCCGAGCCTGAGACATTAGAAAGGGACAATGCCCTTGGAAACGCTGTAAAGAAGGCAGGAAATGTAGTCCTTGGTTATTTCTTAAGGGAAGAGGCAACGAACGAGCCTGATAAGAAGGCTATAAATCAAATTAACCGCTCAAAGATAAAGATCGTAAAAATGCTTGAAAGCACCTCCTCTGTTCCTATCGTTGATCTCCCGGGCATAGAGACAAATATACCTGTAATAGGAAAAGACGCCTCAGGTTTTGGCCTCTTTAATATAATTCCGGATGGAAATGACGGCATTCTAAGAAGATCACAGATTATATTTCTCTACAAGGGCGACATATATCCCTCCCTTGCGCTTGAGGCGCTGAGAAAATATCTAAAAGGCGATGTTGTATTGCAGATTGCGCCTTACGGTGTGGATGGCCTTTCTATAAACGACAGGGAACTTCCTGTAGATGAGGGAGGCAGTTTTCAGCTTAACTTTTACGGCAAAGGCGGAACATTCAAGACATATTCTGCGGTAGATATTATAAAGGGGAGGCTGCCAATAGAGGCAATCAAAGGAAAGATAGTCTTTGTAGGGGCAACAGAAAAGGGGATATATGACTTAAGGGTTACACCATTAGATCCCATCTATCCGGGGGTTGAGGTTCATGCAACAGTTGCGGCAAATGTATTGCAGAAAAGGTTTTTAATACATGACAGCAGAGTTGTTGCCCTTGATATATTTTTTATAATCTTTTTATCTGTCGGCCTGTGCGCATCCCTTACATGGGTTCACAGGACATTCATCAGTCTTATTATATTTTTGGCATTCCTTTCACTGCACACTGCCGTCAATTTTTATCTCTTCTACTCCTATAATCTTGTGGCAAGCGCGATATATCCTTTCATAGGCATATCCCTTTCTTATCTCCTTGCAGAGGCGTACAGGAATATCGTTGTTGAAAGCAAGGGGCGCTATCTGAAAAAGGCATTCGGCACCTATGTCTCCCCTGATCTTGTATCAGAGATACTAAAAGACCCTGACAGATTAAAGCTCGGTGGGGAGAAGAAGGAGATAACCATACTTTTTTCCGATATCAGGGGGTTCACATCATTATCTGAAAAGCTTACTCCTGAAAAGTTAGTAGCTGTATTGAACGAATATTTAAGCCCCATGACCAGGATAGTTCTGGAAGAGAAGGGGACTCTGGATAAATATATAGGCGACGCCATAATGGTTATCTGCAATGCGCCTATTGACCTTCCTGACCATCCGCAGAAGGGTTGCAAAATTGCTATTAGATGGATTAAAGAATTGGAAAAATTAAACGGCGACTGGAAGGAAAAAGGTTATCCATCCATAGCTATAGGTATCGGCATCAATACCGGCGATGCTGTTGTCGGCAACATGGGCGCAGACCTTCGTTTTGATTATACCGCCATCGGCGACAATGTGAATCTTGCTTCAAGGCTTGAGGGTATGAACAAGACATACGGCACAGCCATAATTGTGAGTGAAAGCACCCAGAGATTGACGACTAATGATTTCCTTTTCCGCGAGCTTGATATGGTGCGGGTAAAAGGAAAGGAAACCCCGGTTGCGATTTATGAATTAATGGATTTACTTCCGGGTGATGTCTTAAAGAAAGAACTTGCAAACTCTTTTGCAGAGGCCTTATCTCTTTATAAAAGTCGCATGTTTGAAGAGGCAAAGTCCGGGTTTGATGCCATACTTGATAAATTTCCCAAAGACGGCCCTAGCGCTTTATATGCGCAAAGATGCTTAGATTGCCTTAAATTGCCTCCGCCGTCTGACTGGGACGGCGTTTATGTTGCAAAGACAAAATAGATTATATTATGCAGGGCAACCCTTCAGGGTTGCTACAGGCATGCTTAAAGCCTTGCCCTACTGTTTGCTGATTTGCTTATGATAATACCAGAACCCGCATCATCAGCTAATCTTAAGTCTTCTACCAGCGCAAGCGTCTGGAAGCCGCTGGCGGTTGTCCTTCTGTTTTCTCTTGTTGCCGCAGGTTTTAAGATTATATTCATTATAGGCAGGGATGTTTTGCCGGGGCAGGGCGCCAGGATAATAGACGGAGCTTTTATATTGTTTACCGCCCTTGCCGTGATGTTTTTTGTAAGATGGGTTATCTCAGACGCCCCGCTTGCCTTTCTGAGACACTTTACCATCGTTCCCCTGCTCAGAACCCTTATAGGCCTCATCCTTTATTTCATAACTGCTGTCTATCTTTTGCACCGCCTTGTAGGGATAGACCTGTCGCCCCTCCTTACAACATCCGCAGTGCTTACAGGCATTATCGCCCTTTCCCTTCAGGAGACATTGAAGAATTTATTTACAGGGATATGGATAAATACAGAACGGGTTGTGGCAAAAGGGGACTGGGTGAATATAGCCGGCAAGGAGGGTCGTGTCATGGATGTGACATGGCGGACCACAAGGCTTCTGACCTTTTCCAATGATTATGTGTATCTTCCCAATAAACTCCTTTCAGAAGGCTATGTGGATAATTATACATATCCCACGCCGCTTCATATTGCGGAGATCGATGTGGGCGCAAGTTATCACGACCCGCCCAACAAGGTAAAGGATGTCCTTATTGAGGTCGCATTAAAAGAGCCAGGGGTACTCCGCGACCCATACCCCGAGGTCTATCTTACAGCATTTGGCGATTTTTCAATACACTATAAGCTGAGGGTCTGGATAAACGACTACGGCTCAATATTAAAGATAAAAAACGGGCTGCATTATAATATCTGGTATGCGTTTAAGCGGAATAATA is a genomic window containing:
- a CDS encoding FecR domain-containing protein, whose amino-acid sequence is MRKIFFIVLVLISAYCLLPDAYCYAGIGNLSKGSGAVYYKAKGEKKWAAASAGMEINEGDRVKTGSDGRIELLLQDGSRLTIGNNTEMEITKFLLDKDRRSATIFVQGKLRAAIAKFFGRTNMWVKTPTAVAGVKGTDFIVMNEGKANVLFGQEGTVEVKGNDKESVSLSPDTMTENTQGHTPIAPVKIEPNTPLSDARKQLEAVTNVDAPVEWQEAGKLPQILARWNMNYGHYLADSGKYKEALEVFQIAADLTDIPEIVAESRVQRGTVYSRNLSLYQEALKEYQAVLDKYPQMPQAENALFSIGMIYKDMGEKEKAGEYLQRYLKQYPQGKHTSTVETLIKELEKEEGKQ
- a CDS encoding adenylate/guanylate cyclase domain-containing protein, with the translated sequence MKERAGFVANKFWVFLFWGILASSLSLIIYVAKPSFIEGVDRTAGDARFKARGEAATADEVIIVAIDEKSVNELGRWPWPRTTMARLIDNLAPAKVVGLDIVFSEPETLERDNALGNAVKKAGNVVLGYFLREEATNEPDKKAINQINRSKIKIVKMLESTSSVPIVDLPGIETNIPVIGKDASGFGLFNIIPDGNDGILRRSQIIFLYKGDIYPSLALEALRKYLKGDVVLQIAPYGVDGLSINDRELPVDEGGSFQLNFYGKGGTFKTYSAVDIIKGRLPIEAIKGKIVFVGATEKGIYDLRVTPLDPIYPGVEVHATVAANVLQKRFLIHDSRVVALDIFFIIFLSVGLCASLTWVHRTFISLIIFLAFLSLHTAVNFYLFYSYNLVASAIYPFIGISLSYLLAEAYRNIVVESKGRYLKKAFGTYVSPDLVSEILKDPDRLKLGGEKKEITILFSDIRGFTSLSEKLTPEKLVAVLNEYLSPMTRIVLEEKGTLDKYIGDAIMVICNAPIDLPDHPQKGCKIAIRWIKELEKLNGDWKEKGYPSIAIGIGINTGDAVVGNMGADLRFDYTAIGDNVNLASRLEGMNKTYGTAIIVSESTQRLTTNDFLFRELDMVRVKGKETPVAIYELMDLLPGDVLKKELANSFAEALSLYKSRMFEEAKSGFDAILDKFPKDGPSALYAQRCLDCLKLPPPSDWDGVYVAKTK
- a CDS encoding mechanosensitive ion channel → MIIPEPASSANLKSSTSASVWKPLAVVLLFSLVAAGFKIIFIIGRDVLPGQGARIIDGAFILFTALAVMFFVRWVISDAPLAFLRHFTIVPLLRTLIGLILYFITAVYLLHRLVGIDLSPLLTTSAVLTGIIALSLQETLKNLFTGIWINTERVVAKGDWVNIAGKEGRVMDVTWRTTRLLTFSNDYVYLPNKLLSEGYVDNYTYPTPLHIAEIDVGASYHDPPNKVKDVLIEVALKEPGVLRDPYPEVYLTAFGDFSIHYKLRVWINDYGSILKIKNGLHYNIWYAFKRNNIEIPFPIRTIYRHKEAISMVKPEDIEVYLKGMDFLKPLSDADIKRVSAAAKMEVYGAGEIIFKQGDKGDTCYFIKDGAVDVFLIDETGKESYVATLKGGGFFGEMSLLTGEERKTTVRAKEDSLFIVIDSRSFCEVFEKSPDLMERLSKIVAARSLELEETKRKIVTEAEKIEARMFAAEDVLDKIRSFFKGKVKS